A single Paenibacillus sp. FSL R5-0517 DNA region contains:
- a CDS encoding Ku protein encodes MHTVWKGAISFGLVHVPVKMFSATEDKDISMRYIHKVCGSPLAYVRQCPSCEVDVKWEEITKGYEYEKGKFVLFEKDELEALNDSTNKTITILDFVDLTEIDPIYFQKTYYLSPDQAGGNAYQLLMNAMRDTGKIGIAKISIRSKSSLAAIRVLEDCLSMETIFYPDEIRPVSQVPNLPEVQNVNEKELTMAKLLIDQLSTPFEPGKYTDDYRNKLLDLIQHKVAGEEIKIAPAKPEANVMDLMAALQASIEAVKPIPADPGTTTAKPKKRAARKTSAQAAAGGESDAPAPAKRKKAAPKPKV; translated from the coding sequence ATGCATACCGTCTGGAAAGGCGCAATCAGTTTTGGCCTTGTTCATGTCCCTGTCAAAATGTTCTCGGCTACCGAAGACAAAGACATCTCCATGCGCTATATCCATAAAGTCTGCGGCAGCCCGCTCGCTTATGTTCGCCAATGTCCATCCTGTGAAGTGGACGTCAAATGGGAAGAGATCACCAAAGGCTATGAATATGAAAAAGGAAAGTTCGTACTCTTCGAAAAAGATGAATTAGAAGCGTTAAATGATTCCACCAACAAAACCATCACCATACTGGATTTTGTAGACTTAACTGAGATTGACCCGATTTATTTTCAGAAAACATATTATCTTTCGCCCGATCAGGCCGGGGGAAATGCCTACCAACTGTTGATGAACGCGATGCGGGATACCGGCAAAATCGGCATCGCCAAAATCTCCATTCGTTCCAAGAGCAGTCTGGCTGCCATACGCGTGTTGGAAGATTGCCTCTCCATGGAGACGATTTTCTATCCGGACGAGATTCGTCCTGTCTCCCAGGTGCCCAACTTGCCGGAAGTGCAAAACGTGAATGAGAAGGAACTCACGATGGCAAAGCTGTTGATTGATCAATTGTCTACGCCTTTTGAACCTGGTAAATACACCGATGACTATCGCAACAAACTGCTGGATCTTATCCAGCACAAAGTGGCAGGCGAAGAAATCAAGATTGCTCCAGCCAAACCTGAAGCCAATGTGATGGATTTGATGGCTGCCTTACAAGCAAGCATCGAGGCGGTGAAACCTATTCCGGCTGACCCTGGGACAACAACGGCCAAACCGAAGAAACGCGCAGCGCGAAAAACGTCCGCTCAGGCGGCTGCCGGAGGGGAATCCGATGCACCTGCACCAGCCAAAAGGAAAAAGGCAGCACCCAAACCAAAAGTTTGA
- a CDS encoding H-type small acid-soluble spore protein: MDAKRAKAIYDSKDTIAVTLEGDPVWIENVDEANGMATVQVGSRPGNTQTVRVDRLEE, from the coding sequence ATGGATGCAAAGCGTGCCAAAGCGATATATGATTCCAAGGATACGATTGCCGTTACGCTGGAAGGAGATCCGGTCTGGATTGAGAACGTGGATGAAGCCAATGGTATGGCGACCGTTCAGGTTGGCAGCAGACCAGGAAATACCCAGACGGTACGTGTGGATCGCTTGGAGGAGTAG
- the tsaE gene encoding tRNA (adenosine(37)-N6)-threonylcarbamoyltransferase complex ATPase subunit type 1 TsaE yields MNQTHEQWVFLSHGIADTEALASALARQANAGMVIALDGDLGAGKTAFSQKFAWHLGVRDVVSSPTFTLIKEYEGRLPLYHMDVYRISLEEADELGLDEYFYGAGVSLVEWSSIIPELLPQEHLHVQIETTGLEDRTITLDGYGETYAALCRQFRQNGVK; encoded by the coding sequence TTGAATCAGACGCACGAGCAGTGGGTGTTTTTATCCCATGGCATTGCAGATACAGAAGCACTCGCTTCCGCACTCGCCAGACAGGCAAACGCCGGCATGGTGATTGCTTTGGATGGTGATCTGGGTGCGGGTAAAACGGCATTTTCGCAGAAATTTGCCTGGCATTTGGGTGTACGTGATGTGGTGAGCAGTCCCACATTCACGCTAATCAAGGAGTACGAAGGGCGTCTGCCTTTATATCACATGGATGTATATCGCATATCGCTGGAAGAAGCGGATGAGCTTGGACTTGATGAATATTTCTATGGAGCCGGAGTCAGTCTGGTGGAGTGGTCGAGTATCATTCCCGAATTGCTGCCGCAAGAGCACTTGCATGTGCAGATTGAAACAACGGGCCTGGAGGATCGAACGATTACACTGGATGGGTACGGCGAGACTTATGCAGCCTTGTGCCGACAGTTCAGACAGAATGGGGTCAAATGA
- the tsaB gene encoding tRNA (adenosine(37)-N6)-threonylcarbamoyltransferase complex dimerization subunit type 1 TsaB, giving the protein MMMEDLQKEPRQRFLALDTSTAVMAAAMMEGHALLEERNERAERNHSVHVVPVMEQLLAASSTQPGQLDGIAVGVGPGSYTGIRIAVTAAKTLAWAWDIPVAGVSSLQALAWGGWHSGLAAKAEAAADDAAAGAGGTPSADQGSTGAAPVHWIVPLVDARRGQACTALFASAGSDAPRRLAPDAIRKMDGWLEALAARMAEAAPEERPAAVWFVGETGPHAAAAAELRCPAGTALQLVPYELEGRWVGRLGAAALLAGQRDDVHALVPNYTQLSEAEANLLRKG; this is encoded by the coding sequence ATGATGATGGAAGATTTACAAAAAGAGCCGCGTCAGCGGTTTTTGGCGTTGGATACATCCACCGCAGTAATGGCTGCTGCGATGATGGAAGGTCATGCGCTTCTGGAAGAACGCAATGAACGGGCTGAGCGCAACCATTCGGTACACGTTGTACCGGTGATGGAACAGCTGCTGGCCGCCAGCAGCACACAGCCTGGCCAACTGGATGGCATTGCCGTTGGCGTTGGGCCAGGCTCGTACACGGGCATCCGCATTGCGGTGACCGCGGCGAAGACACTGGCCTGGGCGTGGGACATCCCCGTAGCCGGGGTGTCCAGCCTTCAGGCCCTCGCCTGGGGCGGCTGGCACAGCGGCCTTGCCGCCAAGGCGGAAGCTGCGGCAGACGATGCCGCAGCAGGGGCTGGCGGAACGCCATCCGCGGACCAGGGCAGCACAGGTGCTGCCCCTGTCCACTGGATCGTTCCGCTTGTGGATGCAAGGCGCGGTCAAGCGTGCACCGCGCTGTTTGCCTCCGCCGGGAGCGATGCGCCCCGGCGTCTGGCGCCTGATGCCATCCGCAAGATGGACGGATGGCTGGAAGCCCTCGCCGCCCGAATGGCGGAGGCGGCGCCGGAAGAGCGGCCCGCAGCCGTCTGGTTCGTCGGCGAGACGGGCCCTCATGCTGCGGCAGCGGCGGAGCTTCGCTGCCCCGCAGGAACGGCGCTCCAGCTCGTACCTTATGAGCTGGAAGGCCGCTGGGTTGGGCGGCTTGGCGCCGCCGCGCTGCTTGCAGGTCAACGTGATGACGTGCATGCGCTGGTGCCGAACTATACCCAGTTGTCTGAAGCGGAAGCCAATCTGCTGCGCAAAGGCTAA
- the rimI gene encoding ribosomal protein S18-alanine N-acetyltransferase produces MDNVANNKQEASLQFRFMTLADIPDVMEIEHEAFTLPWTEEAFQNELTHNQFAKYMVMELEGKAIGYAGMWTIMDEAHITNIAVRGAYRGRKLGEKLLDELMSTAAYLGMERMTLEVRVSNSIAQRLYQKKGFESAGLRKGYYSDNGEDAMIMWANLPSAGRSGEEEGSVLDS; encoded by the coding sequence ATGGACAACGTGGCGAATAATAAGCAGGAAGCATCGCTTCAGTTCAGGTTCATGACACTCGCGGATATTCCCGATGTGATGGAGATTGAACATGAGGCCTTTACCCTGCCTTGGACAGAAGAAGCATTTCAAAATGAATTGACACACAATCAATTTGCTAAATATATGGTGATGGAATTGGAAGGCAAAGCCATTGGTTATGCCGGAATGTGGACGATTATGGATGAAGCCCATATTACCAATATTGCAGTCAGAGGCGCGTATCGTGGACGCAAGCTTGGCGAAAAGTTACTGGATGAATTAATGAGTACAGCGGCTTATCTCGGGATGGAACGAATGACATTGGAGGTCAGAGTGTCGAACAGCATAGCTCAGCGTTTATATCAGAAAAAAGGGTTTGAATCGGCGGGTCTTCGTAAAGGGTATTACTCCGATAATGGGGAAGATGCGATGATTATGTGGGCGAACTTGCCGTCTGCAGGCCGGAGCGGCGAAGAGGAAGGAAGCGTACTGGATTCATGA
- the tsaD gene encoding tRNA (adenosine(37)-N6)-threonylcarbamoyltransferase complex transferase subunit TsaD has translation MNELNEKINSAPSYILAVETSCDETSVAVVKDGREVLSNLISSQIETHKAFGGVVPEVASRKHVEVITLMLEQAIEQSGIRPRDLSAIAVTQGPGLVGALLVGIVAAKTLAMALGKPLIGTHHIAGHIYANRLTHELQYPAMALVVSGGHTELVHMESEGKFKLIGRTRDDAVGEAYDKVARALGCPYPGGPHVDRMASEAEDVVPLPRVWLEAGSYDFSLSGLKSAVLNALNQAKMRGETLEPSAVARGFQEAVVEVLVEKAVRAVREYGSKQLLLCGGVAANRGLRFALKERCTKEGLELLIPPMEYCTDNAAMIGAAAYLKWQRGEISEFDAKADPGLSLEAWSVQSL, from the coding sequence ATGAACGAACTCAATGAAAAAATAAATTCTGCACCATCCTACATTTTGGCGGTGGAGACAAGCTGTGATGAAACATCGGTAGCTGTAGTCAAGGACGGACGGGAAGTGCTGTCCAATCTGATCTCAAGTCAGATCGAGACGCATAAGGCATTTGGTGGTGTGGTCCCTGAAGTCGCTTCACGCAAACACGTGGAAGTCATTACGTTGATGCTGGAACAGGCGATCGAACAATCCGGCATTCGTCCGCGTGATCTGAGTGCAATTGCCGTGACGCAAGGCCCGGGACTCGTTGGGGCATTGCTGGTCGGAATCGTTGCGGCCAAAACGCTGGCGATGGCACTCGGCAAACCGCTCATTGGCACACACCATATTGCTGGGCATATTTATGCCAACCGACTTACCCATGAACTGCAATACCCGGCGATGGCACTGGTCGTATCGGGTGGACATACAGAACTTGTGCATATGGAATCTGAAGGCAAGTTCAAGTTGATTGGTCGTACGCGAGATGATGCCGTCGGCGAAGCCTATGACAAAGTAGCACGTGCATTGGGCTGTCCTTATCCGGGAGGTCCGCATGTGGACCGGATGGCGTCTGAAGCGGAGGATGTGGTACCACTACCAAGGGTATGGCTGGAAGCAGGTTCATATGATTTCAGTCTCAGTGGTCTGAAGTCTGCTGTACTGAATGCGCTGAATCAGGCTAAAATGCGCGGAGAAACCTTGGAGCCATCTGCCGTTGCACGTGGCTTCCAGGAAGCTGTCGTAGAAGTCCTGGTGGAGAAAGCAGTAAGAGCCGTTCGTGAGTATGGTTCAAAACAATTGCTGTTGTGTGGTGGTGTTGCCGCTAACCGGGGATTGCGCTTTGCATTAAAGGAGCGATGCACGAAGGAAGGGCTTGAGCTGTTAATCCCGCCAATGGAATATTGTACGGATAACGCGGCCATGATCGGAGCGGCTGCATATCTGAAATGGCAGCGGGGAGAAATCTCTGAATTTGATGCCAAAGCTGACCCGGGGCTTTCCCTGGAGGCATGGTCCGTTCAGTCCTTATAG
- a CDS encoding 2-isopropylmalate synthase — protein sequence MTTINNKRMIEIFDTTLRDGEQAPGASLQPEQKIELAHQLASLGIDVIEPGFPISSPGEFAAVQAISRQLQNVEICGFARAVKGDIDAAVQATADAARRRIHLFISSSDIHIEHQLRRPRSEVVATAREMVSYARQFTDIVEFTAMDAARTKMDDLIEMVEVAIEAGASIINLPDTVGYALPHEYGEMFRRVREGARGGDQVRYSAHCHNDLGLAVANSLAAIANGASQIEVTINGIGERTGNCALEELIMALETRGDAIGATTNIKLNQLYETSRQISRAMHFPIAYNKPVVGRNAFQHESGIHQDGLLKNRSTYEIMDPEALGIPRSMIILGKHSGRHALKDRVRKYGFEPDEQQMEQLYEVFKETADQQKVVSDDQLLQMVSQTMNIPAQDYELVELQVTAGSMTDRMAAVRIRTSAGEQSYSAVGGGPVDATIRAIGQSISDDIAFVDMEMHALSGGEGASAEAVVTVERAGREFRGTATHNDIVMAAGLAYVAACNAAGLKAEPSEHHEQAHA from the coding sequence ATGACAACGATTAATAACAAACGTATGATTGAGATTTTTGATACAACGCTGCGCGATGGAGAACAGGCCCCGGGAGCGAGTCTGCAACCCGAGCAAAAGATCGAACTGGCACACCAACTGGCATCTCTGGGGATTGACGTCATTGAGCCTGGATTCCCGATCTCCAGTCCAGGTGAGTTCGCGGCGGTTCAGGCGATTTCGAGACAGTTGCAGAACGTGGAGATTTGTGGATTCGCGCGTGCGGTCAAAGGTGATATTGATGCAGCCGTTCAGGCAACAGCAGATGCAGCACGGCGCCGAATTCACCTGTTTATCTCTTCCTCGGATATTCATATAGAGCATCAGCTGCGCCGTCCGCGTAGTGAAGTGGTGGCTACCGCTCGTGAGATGGTATCTTATGCGCGTCAGTTCACGGACATCGTAGAGTTCACTGCTATGGATGCGGCTCGTACCAAGATGGACGATCTGATTGAAATGGTTGAAGTCGCTATTGAAGCTGGAGCGAGTATTATCAACCTGCCGGATACCGTTGGTTATGCTCTGCCACATGAGTATGGCGAGATGTTCCGCCGGGTACGTGAGGGTGCAAGAGGAGGCGATCAGGTTCGCTATAGTGCACACTGTCACAATGATCTGGGCCTGGCTGTAGCGAATAGTTTGGCCGCGATTGCCAATGGGGCTTCCCAGATTGAAGTGACGATCAATGGTATCGGAGAACGGACGGGGAACTGTGCACTGGAAGAACTGATTATGGCTCTGGAGACCCGGGGAGATGCAATTGGTGCAACGACCAACATTAAGCTGAACCAGCTGTATGAGACTTCTCGTCAGATTAGCCGTGCCATGCACTTCCCGATTGCATACAACAAACCGGTGGTGGGACGTAATGCATTCCAGCATGAATCCGGCATCCATCAGGATGGTCTGCTGAAGAATCGGAGCACTTATGAGATTATGGACCCGGAAGCGCTGGGTATCCCTCGCAGCATGATTATTCTGGGCAAACACTCTGGTCGTCACGCTCTGAAGGATCGGGTTCGCAAATACGGTTTTGAGCCGGATGAGCAACAAATGGAGCAATTGTATGAGGTGTTCAAAGAAACCGCAGACCAGCAAAAAGTGGTCAGTGACGACCAGTTGCTGCAGATGGTTAGCCAGACCATGAATATTCCTGCACAGGATTATGAGCTGGTTGAATTGCAGGTGACGGCGGGCAGCATGACCGATCGAATGGCCGCCGTTCGTATTCGTACAAGTGCTGGAGAACAGTCTTACTCTGCCGTTGGCGGGGGTCCAGTGGATGCGACCATTCGTGCGATTGGTCAGAGTATTTCGGATGACATTGCTTTTGTTGATATGGAGATGCATGCCTTGAGCGGTGGAGAGGGTGCAAGTGCGGAGGCTGTAGTTACCGTGGAGCGTGCAGGACGTGAGTTCCGGGGAACGGCAACACATAATGATATCGTCATGGCTGCCGGTTTGGCTTATGTGGCGGCTTGCAATGCTGCTGGGCTGAAGGCGGAGCCTTCCGAACATCATGAACAAGCACATGCGTAG